The Colletes latitarsis isolate SP2378_abdomen chromosome 14, iyColLati1, whole genome shotgun sequence genome has a segment encoding these proteins:
- the LOC143349946 gene encoding lysM and putative peptidoglycan-binding domain-containing protein 3 isoform X1: MVYQRGNQREGSPHYVFLYSDDENSENEDNIPLQPRTKPTSLPRKVEVINVQLKSEDTLQALALRYRCTISELKRINKIHKENEIFAKRFIKVPIQPFSILSETLEQSRSGQADQNEVSILSPEEETANAATNDSLIDLIKIPVVTELPEAEINTIILNSVCEPLSSFNSNNLLEITSSECDTLLTLTESNSNNSHLTDTFKCSGDDCGLSWTQLLGFSLLLGFAGPIIYILYITQFSSKNHTLANH, encoded by the exons ATGGTTTATCAACGTGGAAATCAAAGGGAAGGTTCCCCACATTATGTGTTTTTATATTCAGATGATGAGAACAGTGAAAATGAAGACAACATTCCCTTGCAGCCACGTACTAAGCCTACATCATTACCACGTAAGGTGGAAGTGATAAATGTTCAATTAAAGTCTGAGGATACCTTGCAAGCTTTAGCACTGCGGTATAGATGCACG ATATCTGAATTGAAAAGGATCAACAAAATTCataaagaaaatgaaatttttgcaaAACGCTTTATAAAAGTACCTATTCAACCATTTTCCATATTAAGTGAAACTTTGGAGCAGTCTCGAAGTGGACAGGCAGACCAAAACGAAGTAAGTATACTATCACCCGAAGAAGAGACAGCAAATGCAGCCACCAATGATTCATTGatagatttaataaaaattccagTAGTAACTGAATTGCCAGAGGCAGAGATTAATACAATTATATTAAATTCTGTGTGTGAGCCTTTGTCATCGTTTAACAGTAATAATTTGTTAGAAATTACTAGTTCAGAATGTGATACACTGCTTACTTTAACGGAGAGTAATTCAAATAACTCTCATTTAACAGACACATTTAAATGTTCTGGTGACGATTGTGGATTATCTTGGACCCAGCTCCTTGGATTTTCCCTATTATTAGGTTTTGCAGGGCCTATTATATACATACTTTACATAACTCAATTCTCATCTAAAAATCACACACTTGCTAATCACTAG
- the LOC143349946 gene encoding lysM and putative peptidoglycan-binding domain-containing protein 3 isoform X4, protein MVYQRGNQREGSPHYVFLYSDDENSENEDNIPLQPRTKPTSLPRKVEVINVQLKSEDTLQALALRYRCTISELKRINKIHKENEIFAKRFIKVPIQPFSILSETLEQSRSGQADQNECSAD, encoded by the exons ATGGTTTATCAACGTGGAAATCAAAGGGAAGGTTCCCCACATTATGTGTTTTTATATTCAGATGATGAGAACAGTGAAAATGAAGACAACATTCCCTTGCAGCCACGTACTAAGCCTACATCATTACCACGTAAGGTGGAAGTGATAAATGTTCAATTAAAGTCTGAGGATACCTTGCAAGCTTTAGCACTGCGGTATAGATGCACG ATATCTGAATTGAAAAGGATCAACAAAATTCataaagaaaatgaaatttttgcaaAACGCTTTATAAAAGTACCTATTCAACCATTTTCCATATTAAGTGAAACTTTGGAGCAGTCTCGAAGTGGACAGGCAGACCAAAACGAA
- the LOC143349946 gene encoding lysM and putative peptidoglycan-binding domain-containing protein 3 isoform X2, which yields MVYQRGNQREGSPHYVFLYSDDENSENEDNIPLQPRTKPTSLPRKVEVINVQLKSEDTLQALALRYRCTISELKRINKIHKENEIFAKRFIKVPIQPFSILSETLEQSRSGQADQNETHLNVLVTIVDYLGPSSLDFPYY from the exons ATGGTTTATCAACGTGGAAATCAAAGGGAAGGTTCCCCACATTATGTGTTTTTATATTCAGATGATGAGAACAGTGAAAATGAAGACAACATTCCCTTGCAGCCACGTACTAAGCCTACATCATTACCACGTAAGGTGGAAGTGATAAATGTTCAATTAAAGTCTGAGGATACCTTGCAAGCTTTAGCACTGCGGTATAGATGCACG ATATCTGAATTGAAAAGGATCAACAAAATTCataaagaaaatgaaatttttgcaaAACGCTTTATAAAAGTACCTATTCAACCATTTTCCATATTAAGTGAAACTTTGGAGCAGTCTCGAAGTGGACAGGCAGACCAAAACGAA ACACATTTAAATGTTCTGGTGACGATTGTGGATTATCTTGGACCCAGCTCCTTGGATTTTCCCTATTATTAG